CCTAATTACAGAAACATCTTGAGAGTAAAATAAAGCTCCAACAGACAGCCCTAATATTGAAAATATCTTCTTATTCATTATCTTATTTTTATTTTTTAGCATTCAATTAAATTAAACTATCTAAAACCACCTGTTCTAAAACCTCCCCCTGATCTCATACCACCTCCTGAGCTACCAGAACCAAAGCCGCCACTTCTATTGGAACCTCCGCCCCAGCCAGAATTGTTTCTAAATCCATCGTTTCTTGGTATAGATTGTGTACGAGGTGTCATTCCTCTATCCTGATAATTATAGTTCGGCTCAGATCTTCTTAATGTTCTTGTTTGAGGCATTGAGTAGCCATTATTACTGTTATTACGGTTAATCCTATTGTCTCCTCTTCCAAAGCCTGAGTCTCTAAATCCGCCAAAGTTTCTTCCTGAATTACTATTACTATTTGGATTTCTATAAATTGGGTTATTAAACCCTCCGTTATTATATCTAGTAATACTGTCTACACCACTTCTTCTATAGTTGTACTGACGAGGCGCTACTCCCCAATAAGGATTTCCCCATACACCATAACCACCCCAATATGGGTTGCCCCAGCCTGTTCCCCAGTAAGGGTTCCAACCAAATCTTCCACCCCAATAAGGATTTCCCCAACCCCATCTGTTCCAGCCTGACCCCCAGCCCATGCCGAAGCCCATATTCCAACCCCAGCCTGAACTCCAACCAAAGCCCATATTCCAGCTATTCCAGCCGCCAAAACCTCCCCAATAAGGATCCCAGCCAAAGCCTGTTCCCCAGAAAGGTGTATTCCAGCCCCAGCCAGTATAGCGTCTTTCAACTCCTGCAAAGGCACCCCAATCTGAATCGGATTGTACAGGAGTATCCGTCCATTCTTGATATTTGTTATTTTGATTTTGCTGTAATTGTCTAGAGTTTTCTACCACTCTATAATCATTACTATAGTCGTAGTAATCTCCTACATTATTACGGTCATTCACAACTACCCCTTCCGGAATTACATCTTTACTTGGATCATAGTAAACACCATCAGTCTCTGTATAGCCTCCCATTTGTGCTCCACAAGAGGTCAACAAAAAACTAACAGAAGTGGCTAATGCTAGTCTAACAGCCCATTTTCTTTTTAAGAAATTATAATCTATTTTTTTCATAATCTTATGTAGGTTTTATTTATCTTTGTGCTTGAATTGAGGTGGATATAGCTAAAACTATACCAAAAAAATCTCTCAAATTACAAATCATAACTTAGGTGTTATTTAGCCATTTAACTAGATACACCTACAAAATTATAAAATAAAAGTTAAAAGTAAATTTATGGCAAAATTAACATCAAGAAGCGAGGATTATAGCAAATGGTATAATGAGTTGGTAGTGAAGGCTGATTTAGCCGAAAACTCAGGTGTAAGAGGCTGTATGGTAATTAAACCCTATGGCTATGCTATTTGGGAAAAAATGCGTGACGAACTAGATAAAAAATTTAAAGAAACTGGTCACGAAAATGCTTACTTCCCTATTTTTGTTCCTAAAAGTCTTTTTGAAGCGGAGGAAAAAAATGCAGAAGGTTTTGCCAAAGAATGTGCTGTAGTAACCCACTACCGTCTAAAAACAGACCCTGAAAATCCACAAAAACTTATGGTAGATCCTGAGGCTAAACTAGAGGAAGAACTTATTGTAAGACCTACTTCTGAGGCTATTATTTGGAATACTTATAAAAACTGGGTACAATCTTACAGAGATTTACCTATCCTAATTAACCAATGGGCTAATGTGGTAAGATGGGAGATGAGAACAAGGCTTTTCCTAAGAACTGCCGAATTTTTATGGCAAGAAGGTCACACCGCCCACGCTACAAAAGAAGAAGCTATTGCAGAAACAGAGCAAATGCTAAATATTTATGCTGATTTTGCTGAAAATTTTATGGCTGTACCTGTAGTAAGAGGAATAAAATCGCCTAGTGAAAGATTTGCAGGAGCAGAAGAGACTTACTGCATCGAAGCTCTTATGCAAGACGGAAAAGCTTTACAAGCAGGAACTTCTCACTTTTTGGGTCAAAACTTTGCTAAAGCATTTGATGTTAAATTCACTAATAAGGAAGGCAAAATAGAGTATGCTTGGGCAACTTCTTGGGGCGTTTCAACAAGGCTTATGGGTGCTTTAATCATGTCTCACTCTGATGACAACGGTCTAGTACTTCCACCATCTTTAGCACCTATACAAGTAGTTATTGTACCTATATTTAAAGGCGAAGAACAGCTTAAACAAATAGATGAAGTAGCCTACGAACTACAATCTAAACTAAAAGCCTTAGGCATTTCTGTAAAATATGATAATAGAGACACCCAAAAGCCAGGTTGGAAGTTCGCAGAATATGAGATGAAAGGTGTCCCTGTAAGAATAGCAATAGGAGCAAGAGATTTAGAAAATAAAACAGTAGAAATAGCTAGAAGAGATACCCTTTCTAAAGAAGTTAAACCTTTAGATAATATAGAAATTTATATCCAAGAACTTTTAGAAGAAATCCAAAAGGCCATTTATAACAAGGCTCTTAAATTTAGAGACGAAAACATCACTAAAGTTGATTCTTACGAAGAATTTAAAGAAGTTTTAGAAACCAAAGGAGGCTTTATTTTAGCACACTGGGACGGAACGGAAGAAGAAGAAGAAAGAATAAAAGAAGAAACTAAAGCTACTATCCGTTGCATTCCTCTAGAGGGAGAAAAAGAAGAGGGCGTTTCTATGATTTCAGGAAAACCATCTAAACAAAGAGTGCTTTTTGCTAAAGCCTACTAATTATTAACCTATTAAAAATTTAAAATTATGTCAATCAACATTATAGAGCTCATTAAAGGGCAATTCGGACACGGTGTCACTAGCCAACTTGCCTCTCAATTAGGCGAAAAAGAAGAAGCTGTTTCTAAAGCCACCAATGCACTTATCCCAGCTGTATTAGGTGGGATTGTATCTCAGTCCGACAAATCATCTCTTTTACAAGAAATTACACAATTAGCAGATACTAACACTTTATCTAAACTAAGCCAAGAAAGTTCTTTTGCCAACGAACTACTTAGCAAATTACTAACCATGGTTTTTGGGGATAAAATAAAAAGTATCACTTCTGGGATTTCCTCTTTTGCAGGGATTAAAGAATCTTCTGCCGATGCTCTTTTAGGATTTACCTCACTAACTTCTTTAGCAACCATAGGAAGATATGCAAAAGACCAAAATTTAGACAGTAATGGACTTGAAACTCTTTTAAATAAAGAGAAAACTAATATATCTAATCTTGTTCCTGTAGGTTTCTCATTAGGTGCTATAGGACTTGGAAATCTAGAAAACAAAACAGAAGAGGCTAAAGCTACCTTAACTGAAAATATTCAAGATAAAGTTTCGGACATTAAAGATGGATTTTCTGAAAAGTTAGATGAGTCTAAAGAAAAACTTGCACAGTTTAAAGACAATGCTTCCGAAAAGTTATCTGAAACTTCGGATTCAATTAAAAAAGGTTTTTCTGATTTCAAAGAAAGTGCTTCTAACAAGTTGGATAACTTAAAAGAAAAGGTAGAAGAAAAAACAGGCGAAGACGTTAAAGAAGTTTCTGTATGGAAATGGCTTCTCCCGCTAATCCTTCTTCTGCTTATGGGCTGGTTTGTTTGGAAACAAATTAACAAAAACAACCAAGAAGAAACTCCTAGAGAAATCCCAGTTGAAAAAATAGATTCTATAAATCAAGCTAACGCTCAACAAAATATAGATTCTGTAAACTCAAAATAAATCTAAAAAAAGCCGTTTCAAAATTGATTGAAACGGCTTAAATATTTTCATTTATAGCGAATTCTAGAGTAATATATTTAGAATTGTTTCTATTTCTTTAGCTTCATATTCAGTTATTTCCCCACTTACAATTTTAATAATTCCATTTTTATCCAAAATCATGTTGGTAGGATAAGCACTAATTCCTAAATCATCAATTTGGCTTTTAGAATTTGGAATATGTTTGTAATCATAATTATATTTTTTAATAAAATTATCGACTGATTTTTGATTTTCAAACGTTATACTTATGAAATTAACCCTATCGCCAAATTTTTCTTTAATCTTTCGTAAGGCTGGAATTTCTTCAATGCAGGGAGGACATCTAGTAAACCAAAAATTAATCAATGTAGGCTTTCCAATAAGATTTTCCTTTAAAAAGAATTCTGAATTTTCATCCTTAAATTTTTCTATTGGAAATTTTTTCCCAATAAATTTCTTCGTTTCACCATAGGGATCTATTCCGTCAGGATTTGTGCTCACAATATCTATCTTAATGTAGTTAATTACGGAATCCTTTTTTGTTTCTGTTTTTAGCAAAAACTCTTCAATTTTCCCTTCTTTTAAGTAAAGTTCTTTCAGTTTAGAATATTGAGATTTATCTATAGGATGTTTTCCATTTACCCTATAATATTCATTTTGTGCAAAAGAATTGCTCCATACTAAAACTAGTAAACCTAAAACTATCAATTTTATTTCTTTACTCATTTTTAAGTGTATTTGATAAATTATTACAAATAAAAAATTGCTTAACTATACTATTCCTTAACTTTTAAGAAGTTCTATTATACTTTCTGGATTTTCCGCCGAGAAGACTGCATTTCCTGCAACAAGAACATCAGCGCCTGCCTCAAACAGCTTAGAAGCATTGTCTGTATTTACTCCGCCATCTATTTGGATTAAAGCTGTAGCATTTTGGTCTAAAATTAAATCTTTAGTTTGCTTTATTTTTTTGTAGGTGTTTTCTATAAATTTCTGTCCACCGAACCCTGGATTAACACTCATCAACAATACTAAATCTACCTCCCCTATAATATCCTCTAATACGCTTACAGGTGTAGATGGATTAAGCACTACTCCTGCTTTAGCTCCCTTACTTTGTATTAGTTTAATTGTTCGATGTAAATGAGTACACGCCTCATAATGCACCGAAACCAAATCAGCTCCGCTATCAATAAATTCTTCCACATATTTCTCTGGCTCTACAATCATAAGATGCACATCTACAAACTTTTTAGCGTGCTCCTTTATCGTTTTCATTATAGGGAAACCGAAAGATATATTAGGCACAAACCTACCATCCATCACATCTACATGAAACCAATCGGCTTGGCTACGGTTAAGCATTTCTATATCTCTTTGGAGATTACCAAAGTCAGCGGAAAGTAAAGATGGGGCAATTAGTCTTGTTTTCATTTCTAAATTTAAAATTAATTGATATTTAATTATTTATAATAAAAAAAAGGATAACGCTACAATGCATCATCCTTTTACAGTTTTATTTTCCTAAATAAGACTTCAAAATCTTACTTCTTGAATTGTGTTTTAACCTTTTGATAGCCTTTTCTTTAATCTGACGAACACGTTCTCTCGTAAGGTCAAAAGTTTCGCCTATTTCCTCTAAAGTCATAGGGTGTTTGCCGTTAAGCCCGAAGTAAAGTCTTACTAAATCTGCTTCTCTAGGCGTAAGTGTTTGTAACGCTCTTTCAATCTCTATTTGTAAAGATTCTAGCATCAACTCTTTGTCTGGGCTAGGAGATTCTCCTGAACGAAGAACATCATAAAGGTTAGAGTCTTCTCCTTCTACTAACGGTGCGTCCATAGAAAGGTGTCTTCCGCTGTTTTTCATAGACTCCTTAATATCCTCCTCACTCATATCTAGAACCTCTGCCAACTCTTCTGGGGAAGGTGGTCTTTCATTCTCTTGCTCTAAGTGAGCGTATGCTTTGTTAATCTTATTGATTGACCCAATCTTATTCAATGGTAAACGAACAATTCTAGACTGCTCTGCCAAAGCCTGTAAGATAGACTGTCTAATCCACCACACTGCATAAGATATAAACTTGAAACCTCTCGTTTCGTCATATCTTTTAGCAGCTTTCATCAATCCTAAATTACCTTCGTTGATTAAATCTGGTAATGATAAGCCTTGATTTTGATATTGTTTAGACACAGAAACTACGAAACGAAGGTTAGCTTT
The genomic region above belongs to Riemerella anatipestifer and contains:
- a CDS encoding Vitellogenin II precursor, which translates into the protein MKKIDYNFLKRKWAVRLALATSVSFLLTSCGAQMGGYTETDGVYYDPSKDVIPEGVVVNDRNNVGDYYDYSNDYRVVENSRQLQQNQNNKYQEWTDTPVQSDSDWGAFAGVERRYTGWGWNTPFWGTGFGWDPYWGGFGGWNSWNMGFGWSSGWGWNMGFGMGWGSGWNRWGWGNPYWGGRFGWNPYWGTGWGNPYWGGYGVWGNPYWGVAPRQYNYRRSGVDSITRYNNGGFNNPIYRNPNSNSNSGRNFGGFRDSGFGRGDNRINRNNSNNGYSMPQTRTLRRSEPNYNYQDRGMTPRTQSIPRNDGFRNNSGWGGGSNRSGGFGSGSSGGGMRSGGGFRTGGFR
- the proS gene encoding proline--tRNA ligase, whose protein sequence is MAKLTSRSEDYSKWYNELVVKADLAENSGVRGCMVIKPYGYAIWEKMRDELDKKFKETGHENAYFPIFVPKSLFEAEEKNAEGFAKECAVVTHYRLKTDPENPQKLMVDPEAKLEEELIVRPTSEAIIWNTYKNWVQSYRDLPILINQWANVVRWEMRTRLFLRTAEFLWQEGHTAHATKEEAIAETEQMLNIYADFAENFMAVPVVRGIKSPSERFAGAEETYCIEALMQDGKALQAGTSHFLGQNFAKAFDVKFTNKEGKIEYAWATSWGVSTRLMGALIMSHSDDNGLVLPPSLAPIQVVIVPIFKGEEQLKQIDEVAYELQSKLKALGISVKYDNRDTQKPGWKFAEYEMKGVPVRIAIGARDLENKTVEIARRDTLSKEVKPLDNIEIYIQELLEEIQKAIYNKALKFRDENITKVDSYEEFKEVLETKGGFILAHWDGTEEEEERIKEETKATIRCIPLEGEKEEGVSMISGKPSKQRVLFAKAY
- a CDS encoding DUF937 domain-containing protein, which encodes MSINIIELIKGQFGHGVTSQLASQLGEKEEAVSKATNALIPAVLGGIVSQSDKSSLLQEITQLADTNTLSKLSQESSFANELLSKLLTMVFGDKIKSITSGISSFAGIKESSADALLGFTSLTSLATIGRYAKDQNLDSNGLETLLNKEKTNISNLVPVGFSLGAIGLGNLENKTEEAKATLTENIQDKVSDIKDGFSEKLDESKEKLAQFKDNASEKLSETSDSIKKGFSDFKESASNKLDNLKEKVEEKTGEDVKEVSVWKWLLPLILLLLMGWFVWKQINKNNQEETPREIPVEKIDSINQANAQQNIDSVNSK
- a CDS encoding TlpA family protein disulfide reductase, which translates into the protein MSKEIKLIVLGLLVLVWSNSFAQNEYYRVNGKHPIDKSQYSKLKELYLKEGKIEEFLLKTETKKDSVINYIKIDIVSTNPDGIDPYGETKKFIGKKFPIEKFKDENSEFFLKENLIGKPTLINFWFTRCPPCIEEIPALRKIKEKFGDRVNFISITFENQKSVDNFIKKYNYDYKHIPNSKSQIDDLGISAYPTNMILDKNGIIKIVSGEITEYEAKEIETILNILL
- the rpe gene encoding ribulose-phosphate 3-epimerase, which codes for MKTRLIAPSLLSADFGNLQRDIEMLNRSQADWFHVDVMDGRFVPNISFGFPIMKTIKEHAKKFVDVHLMIVEPEKYVEEFIDSGADLVSVHYEACTHLHRTIKLIQSKGAKAGVVLNPSTPVSVLEDIIGEVDLVLLMSVNPGFGGQKFIENTYKKIKQTKDLILDQNATALIQIDGGVNTDNASKLFEAGADVLVAGNAVFSAENPESIIELLKS
- a CDS encoding sigma-70 family RNA polymerase sigma factor gives rise to the protein MRQLKITKQVTNRETASLDKYLQEIGKVDLITADEEVELAQKIRAGDKVALEKLIKANLRFVVSVSKQYQNQGLSLPDLINEGNLGLMKAAKRYDETRGFKFISYAVWWIRQSILQALAEQSRIVRLPLNKIGSINKINKAYAHLEQENERPPSPEELAEVLDMSEEDIKESMKNSGRHLSMDAPLVEGEDSNLYDVLRSGESPSPDKELMLESLQIEIERALQTLTPREADLVRLYFGLNGKHPMTLEEIGETFDLTRERVRQIKEKAIKRLKHNSRSKILKSYLGK